In the genome of Methanococcoides burtonii DSM 6242, the window ACGTCTGTGTAGGGGTAGTACTTGGATCGTTAAAGTACTCACAAAGCATTTGGATAGATGTGGGTACACAATAATAATCCGTTTCTTGTGTGTAAGCAGGAACCGAAAGCGTTTTACTTGTTACTGTTTTTATCGTTACATCACTACTAATTTTCTTAATATCCTGTTCAGTTAATGTTGCACTGTTGTTAATTCCTTCATTGGTTATTATTTCCTCTATAGATTTAGTGAACTCATCACTTTTTTGCCATGCAGCTAGGTTTTCTTCCATGTCATTTTCTAGCATTGTCTCATATAGTGACCAAACTCCCAAATCTCCAAATCTAGTTTTATTTATAGGATTATCTTGTACCTCTTCAAGAGAATATGCATCTACAAATATCCGATATTCTTCCCCTGTGGCTTTGTCCTTTACTGTGGTCATTGCCCCTACTTTCGGATAACTGTATACTACCATGACCGTTGATTTGATCTTCCCATCAGGATATTTAGTATTGGCAATTTCTTTTGCCTTCGTCATGGCTTCATCCACACTATAAGGCTCTGGATCAAATTTAATATCATAGATGGAAGGACCCTGTGTTTTCTCGGCACAAACATCGATTGTACCTATCAATTCATTTTCTTTATACACTGAGAATTGATAAAACAACTTCTGACCACTTATGTCGTAAAGCTCCAGTGGTTTGGTATCAATAGATGCCCCCGTCCAGTTTTCAAATCCCGGTGCGTCGGCTGCTATAAAACTTATCATGTGCGCATTAGCATGCTTAAAAGCTTCCTCAACAGTTACAGAATAATCTTTTTCTTCCTGTGCACTTGCGGCCGGTATCAATGTCATGCTCACTAGCAATATTGCTAAAATTAGCGTTCCAATTTCAATTTTGTTCTTAATCATTTGTCTTACTCCCGTTTCTGTACTTATACACTATCAAAGCCAACCATAACCTTGCTTTAGGGCGTTTTGGAGTTCAAGCCGGCTCTGCAGGATACAGTTGAACCCTACTCCGTAAATATATCTTACTCTCATCATATACATTTCTTACTGTGGCGAATATTCATCAATCCGATTAACATTAATCAGTCCGATTAATATTCGTCTTTCTGATTAATGTCAAAAACAAGATAATCCCTAATTTTGATGGTTCCGGGGATTGTACTATGTGCAACATTGAAGCACAAATTTAATATCTGTTACACGTACTATACTTTTTATTGTTAGTTCACTCATATACTTTATATCCTCACTATAATTTTCTATTAAGTAACTTACTTAAAACAGTACCTCATGTTTTAAACAAGGGCAGAGTTAGGGATTTAACTAAACTTTACTTCAGGCAAGCAAAATACGTAGAATGTTGATTGATCTTCATGAGCAGTTCATCTGCATGAATCTTCAGAATGGTACAAGAACATGGACTTCCTTGAGATCTACAGAAAAGACGGAGATGATGTCCAGGCTATATACAGGTCCGGGCTCACAATTGAGATACTGCTGTCATTAAATGAAGGCAGTAAAAAGCTTTCTCAACTGCGTGAAATTAGCGGGAGCTCATCCCAGTCAATAATACCAAATATCAGGAGACTGGAGTCTGGTCAATTGGTAGAGGCAAAGGAAGATGGATATTGCCTGACCCGGCTGGGAAAGATTGTAGCATCTAGGATCGCAGATTCCTTCAGTACAATTGGAACGATCAATAAGCACAAACTTTTCTGGTCAGACCATTGCCTCGAAGACATCCCCATATCATCATTAAAAGAGATCGGATGCCTCTACAATTCCGAAATTATCAGCGATACCCATATAGAACTTTTTAATGTATACCGCACTAATCTGAAAATCATAAAAGAAGCCGGGCATGTAGTCGGTGTATCATCCGTCGTAACCAAGGAATATGCGGATTCCATATCAGAAAAAGTATGTGAAGGAATACCTGTCGAACTTATAGTTCCTATGGATGTTGCGGAACAATTGAAGCAGGAGCCTTATGTGGAAAAGATCAATGCACTGAAAGATTATGAAAACTTCAAATTAATGGTCATGGATGGAAATATTAGAGTGGGGCTCATTGTCACCGATAAATGCCTCTCATTGGGCCTGTACAAAAAAGACGGTGTGACCTATGACATCGCAAGTGGCATATTCAGCTTTGATCCCATGGCGGTTGTGTGGGGAGAGAGGCTCTTTGAGTATTATAAAGAGCAGTCAAAGGTTATAAAAATGTGAGTCCAATGCACTTTGTTCTTGAAACTGATTTACTTTTGTTTGACAGTACACAACTTACCCTTCCAACGTACCAGACCTCCAAGTAAATGGCATGTTGCTGGGTTCAATCAACAAATCCTCTGATAAAAATTACCACCCAGAACAGAAAACAACATATCGCAAGAATGTTGTACTCTATTTTTTTTATTGATGCAAAATAGCCTTCCAAAGCACCGAGGATGGCCAGAACTCCGAAATAAGCAAGTGTCTCCATACTGGTAAAGTCTCCCGATATGATTGAACTCAAATCGAAATAAAGGTAAAGTCCGATCACAGGTATCACTCCAATAATAACGGATCCGATCTTGTCCCTTGTAATTAATCCATACGTAATAGGAGCGAGTGCCAGAAGAAATAAGCCCAGAATTTCAATCAGAGATGTCAATGAACTACCAATTGTCGTATCTAATGTCTGCTCAAAATAGAATACTCCAGTTGTAGCAACGATGATCACTGAAGATATGGTAATTGGGAGTATTAATTTTTTTATGTTCATTATTTTTCCACCAATGTTCTGAAAAATAAAAAGGTGGATTGAACCACCCCTGAATACTATTCAATTTTCATTTATCACAGTAGCTTTCCCATCATATTTTTAAACCCTCTACTGTTCCATCTTCATTAGCCATATAATATGACTTTGCAATCAGCTTTTTTAATACTGGTGTTTGTTCTGAGAGATTTACAGATTCTCTGGTTCCATAGTAAACTATAAAGTAGTCTTCTCTGCTTTCAAGGAATGGGGTTTTATAAACCACAAAATATCCGGATGTTATTTCACTTTCATATTTGGTGGCATCGAAACGTTTTGGACCTAGTGTTGGTTGCCAGACATTCTTACTTTCAAGTCTTTTGATCTCTTCATTTATTTCTTCACTTATATCTAATTGTACAGTAGAAACTTTTCCATGTTCTGATAAATATTCGTTCAATTCATTCTTTGATTGCAGGAACTTTTTATCATCATCAAAGTACCATACAGCTAACATCGTCCTTCGTGTATAATTCCCATAACTGCAAAATTTTGAGATTTTTGGAAAGAATGGAGTACATTCTTGTTTACTATCAGTGATTGATTTTGAGACATACCAGTCTGGCATGGATTCAGAAGGGGGGAGACCTGGACCAATCGTAATGGAGTCAAGAATAAACCATACTCCAACAGTAGTTATAAAAAGTACCAACAGAATTGCTTTTTTGTTCACTTATTGCACCTTCAATGGTTAGGAACAGAATATCCGCAAAATTCTCCTTATTGAATTCCCAACTTAACAATTGTCCAGTAGGTAAGAAATCCAATAAGAAAATACACCCCCAGAAATATTTGGATTAACTGGTGGTCATGCACTACATTTTTAGCCACAACTCCACCGAGTACGTTTATAGCAATTTATCACAAATAAAAAATGACTGATTAAATAATTAGCCAATACTCAATTAAACCTTATACCAACTATCACCAATTTTCATGTAAACATGCTTTGTCAATATCATTAAAACTATATTTACAAAAGGTATCTTTACATCGAAATTGCCTTATTTGGAATTATTAGTTATTGCTATTTGTGGTTTGCTTGTTTCTATTTTTTGTAAATCTGGCCAAGTCATCGGTGTATTTTGATTGGCTTGCATCTTCTTTTGTGAGGAATATTACCACATCTTCTGATGCAAAAGCCACAAATGTTGCACTTGACACTATTAAAACCAATATAAACATTTGATTAAGTTTCATGATTTCTCTCTTGCTTCTTGATATTAACTGCAAGAGGAAGTTTGAAGTTAGGATCTGTTGGGGTTGATATTTGCTACTGCCATCCCAATTTGTTCCCAGCTTGTGTCCCCATAAACCGGATTTGGATATTCGTAGTATCGCTTTGTGTAGATTTCAACAAGTACATTCTGCTCTTCATTTTTAAAATCTAGGAGAGGGTTATACCGATATGTTTCCAGATATTCTAAAGTGAGAGATTTCTTATACAACAAAGAAAAATCCTCTGATGTATTTACAGCCCTTGAGCTTATGCGAATGTCAATCGGGACTGTGTTTCCGAGTATCAAGGGATATGCGTCTTTGTTATTATAGACCAGATCCATTGAGAGCTTTCCTCTTGTGTAATTCTCATTTATAGTTTCAGAAGCGACCCATTGGAAGTTAGTTATCTCAACATTATCTCTGATACCTGATTCAAATGGGAAATACCATGCAATAATTCCAAGAAACACTACAAGAGCTACAATGGTTAGAATTACCATGGATTTTAATAGTAAGGATTTCTTTTTTAGGTAAAACGCCATTCCGATACTAATTAGAATCAGAAAGCTGTACATCAGCTTCTGTAAAGTTAACCTGTCATTTATTGTATTTGCTGATAAGTGGTTATCTGCCGCCTTCTTTACTTGAATTCCTTTTTCGTTATTTATCAAAGTATTGTTTTTGATTATGTTGCCTTCATTAGAATTCAGAAAAATTCCATACCTGTTGTTGTATGAGATTTCATTGTTCAAAATCTCATTGTTCCTGTTTTGAGTGACAAAAGAAAGACCCGAATCTCTATTGAAACTCAGATTATTATTTTCAAGGGTGTTATCTTCTGACTTCCACAAAATTGCTCCGCTAAATATATTAGTCACAACATTGTTATTTTCTACTTTATTGTCAAATGCTGAAGTTAAACAAATGCCATACTTATTTTTTGTAGCAATGTTCTCCTTAACAGCACTACCATTTGCATTGAATAATGCTATTCCATAGTTTTCATTGGCACTTGCATTGTTATTGGAAATTGTATTGTAGCTGGAAGATTGCACAATTATTCCATAACGGTTGCTGAAAAGTTTGTTTTCACTTATGGTATTGTTATTGGAGTTAGATATGCTAATTCCATGCAAATTGTTTGAAAACAAAGAATTTCCTTCAATTTCATTTTCATGAGAAGAAGAAAGGAGAATTCCATCCTCAACATTTGAAATCGTGTTGTTCTGAATTAGGCAATGATCAACATCATCAATATAAATTCCAGATAGGGGTCGGTTTTCTGCTTTGGCGGTCAGTTTGAAACCAATTATGCTCGTGTTTGATGATATTATGTGAAATATATGATTAGAAGAGTTTGTAGATTGGATAATTGTACTAAGTGAGTTGTTATCTACAGTTTTTAATGTCAATGGTTTATTGATTAGCACGTTTTCAGAATAAATGCCGCTTTGAATAACAATTAGATCCCCAATACTTGCGTTATCGACTGCATTCTGGATTGAATTATAATCTGCATCTTTAAATCCTACGGTGATAACTCCCGCAGATGCAGGAATCATTGAATAAAGGTAACTATTCAGCCACCTTTGCGTGCTAAAATCCCCCCACCTCAATTTATTTCATCTTCTGACATGGATTTTTACGAAAAAAGTAAGTAGTAGCATTCTATTTAAGTTCACACCCAAAAAATCAATTGGTTTTGCCAAACAGGAGGTGAATGAACACGAAACGCAAAGAAATCCTAGCAGTTTATGAACAAGGTCCCGAAGCAGTTGTCACTCTTGTCACTACATTGTACGACATCATTGCTGAACAACAAAGGATCATAGAACTACAAGCTGCCAGAATAACCGAACTCGAAGAACGAGTTAAAAAATTGGAAGAGCAACTCAAAAAAAACAGCCGAAACAGCAGTAAACCACCTTCAACTGATGTTTTTATTAATGAGAAACCAAAAACAAAAAGCAGACGAAAAAAGAGTGGAAAGAAACCAGGTGGTCAGAAAGACCATCCTGGAACTACTCTCAGAATGGTAGATGTTCCTGACGAAGTTATAATTCACAAAGTACACAAATGTAGCAATTGTGAAAGATCGCTTGAAGATATAGAAGTTAAAGATCATGAAAAAAGGCAAGTATTTGACATACCTCCCATTAAACTTCAAGTAACAGAACATCGTGCTGAAATCAAGTCCTGTCCTCACTGCGGTTGCAAGAACAAAGCTACTTTTTCAGAAAAGGTTAAACAACCCACGCAATATGGCTTGCGTCTTGCATCATTAGCAGTCTACTTACATGATTATCAATTACTTCCTTATGAACGCAGCTGTGAATTGCTAGCTGATGTTTGTGGATGTGAAATAAGTCCCGCTACTTTGGCCAGGGCAGAAAAGACATGTTTTGAAAAACTTGAAGATTTCGAACAGCAGATCAAGAACTTCTTAATAGAATCTCCTGTGATAAATTGTGATGAAACTGGTATGAGGATAGAAGGAAAACGACAGTGGTTACATGTTGCTTCTACAAACAAAATGACATGTTATTATCCTCATCAAAAAAGAGGCTCTGACGCAATGAATGCGATGGGAATCTTACCAAATTTCAATGGTACAGTAGTTCATGATTTCTGGAAATCATATTACAAATATGATTGTGATCATTCGATCTGTAATGCTCATCTATTGCGAGAATTAACAAGTGTAAGCGAGAACGATAATCAATTGTGGTCAAAAGCTATGAATATTCTACTTATTGATGTCAAAAAGTCAGTTGACCAGATCCGAGGAATGTCTGGTTGTATGAAACCAGAGAGAATTAAAGAGTTTGAAGATTGGTACGGCCAGATTATTCATATTGGGATAGAAGAAAATCCTCAACTTCAAGCCAAATCAAAGAAGCGAGGAAGAACTAAACAAACCACAGCAAAAAATCTGCTGGATCGGTTTATTGGTTATAAAAATGATATTCTCAGGTTTATGCATGATCTAAAAGTTCCATTTGAGAATAATCTTGCAGAAAGGGATGTGAGAATGATGAAAGTACAGCAGAAGATATCGGGTACATTCCGAAGTATGCAAGGAGCATTAATTTTCTCGCGGGTAAGAAGTTACATTTCTACTGTTAAGAAGAATCAGATTCCTGTGATGGATGCAATTCGAAATGCAATTGCTGGAATGCCATTTATTCCAACAATTGTTTGAGCTTCTAATCTTTTTGTGTAAAGGTTGGTCATACAGGATTGATTATAGGTAGGCTGAATAGTTACGAATAAAGTAGGATTAGTGCAAGAAAAATAGTTATCATTTTCATAAAATACCATCTTCCAAATAAGTTTTAAAAAATGTGCCATCATTTATCATGATGGCTTTTAATTCAATATGTGTGTCGGCAGCTTATACTACAATAACCATACCATTTGAATACGAGTCTTCGCCTCCAATATTCTCGTAGACATTTTCTTCAAAGTTGAATGAAGGGTCATCCGAATCGTACCAATACATCTGTTCAGTTCCGGATAATGTATTTGGATCATTTAGTACAAAGTAGTCGTAGGCATCACTGTAACCCCTTAAAACGACGGCATGCAGTTCCCCAGAATTACTTTCTTCGATCAAATAAAATGGGCGACCCGTATCTATATAATACTGAGCGCAGTCAATTACATAAGATAATGATCCTGTATGACTTCTTTTATCTGCATTTATGCTTTGATCTTGCAAGTAGTCTTCTGCTTCTGATGCACCCATTGAACCGTATATCAAATATATATCCCAAATATCAGGACTTGTGCCTGTATAATATTCTTCCAGCATTGCAGCAACGGTGTCCCCACATGCAGTGCTGGCAGCGGCATAACCATGTAGATCCCAAAATAGTTCCCATTGGCTTCTGTGAGGAACGTCTATGTAGGCACTTTTGGTACTGGAACTTGGACTTACGTTTTCATATAGGCTAATTGAGTTGCCAAGGAGCCCAATTTGGCATTCCTTTCCATCAATTATCATAGTTCCAACTAATCCACCATGTCCATCTTTGAAGAATTCACCATGAAAGCTGAATTTATCGCTTTCATCTTGCACTTCTATATGCGTTGCATATTTCTTTGTTGCGCCTTCATATCTGGTTATGGTTGCAAAACCTATCTTCTCATCGCCGACAGTACTATAGATTGGTTTTGCTCCTTCTGGTACATCCCATCCAATAAATACTTGGGTCGCTTCACCTGACAATTGAACCTTCTGGGCTTTTCCATCAAGTGTAATTACACCATTGAGTACTACAAGATTATTTTCATCGATGGTACCAGACAAGAATGCAACTGCTGGTTTTTCCGTGGTGGCAGTTGTGCTCAAGTCAGTAATCTTTTTGTCTTCTGTAGGTATTATCAGAACACCATCCTTTTGATTTAGTTCGATGGTAACTTGTTTATTACTAGAACTATCAGGGAGCGTTTCTTCTTGGGCACTTACCATTGGTACAAATGCCACCAATATTAGCAGCATTATTGCAATAACAGTCGTTGTTTTCGATTTTTGCATTTACTTTACCTCATTTCCATTACTCATGAGGCAAGATTACGTAAACTTTAAACGCTATCAAAGTCAACCTAATCTCGCCTCCGGGCACGTGGGGTTCAGCTTCTACCCAAATCTGGTTGAGCCCCACTCCAGAAAGTTCTATTACCTTTATCATATACATTAATTACTGTGATGAATATTCATCGATCCGGTTAATATTAATCAGTCCGATTAACATTAATCATTCTGATTAATGTCAGAAACAGGATAATTCCGGGATATTTTTCATGATGATCCTGATAGTTTCAGCGGATAGCATTTATAGCAAACAAAAAAATCATGACTTATTCACAAATCTGCTGATCTCGGGTATTGCATCATATACAACATTAAGTCACAAAGTTTTTTGCGACCACAAAAAAATAAATTAAGGCTTAATTCAAGCCTTAAAATCCGATCAGTTCCATTTCCGGCAGTATGTCACTGCTGATGTCGGTAAAGTTCTGTATGCCACCGGTCCATGCTGCCATCATCATTGCATCCAGGACCTCTGTTCTCGTTGCACCGTGATTTTTAAGTTTCACAAGGATCTTCTTTGCACTGTTGGTGTTGTTCCTTGAGCATGCTACGGCGAAGACCATCAGGTGCTTGTTCTTCATTGAAAGTCCGTCTTCCCTGTCCTTCCAGATGGCCTTGTAGAAACTTGCAACTCCCTGACCGAAGTCATCATCCATCTGTTTGGCCATTTTGATGGCCTTTGGCATGGTTCCTTTTACTTGCTTAACGCTTTCTATATTTTCTGTCATTTATTATCACCTGATCTGTGTCCAGTTTGGTACGTTTACCGGAGGGTTGAACACTCTTGCAGCAAGGTCCTTGTCGATCATGAAAAGCCCGTTTCCTTTCTCGCCTGCAAGTTTAAGTTTGTCAATGATCGCATTGTCATTGCCTTCCTCTTCTATCTGCTCGGTAATGTACCACTGGAGGAAGATGTTGGTCGCATGGTCCTTTTCTTCAATAGCAAGGTCTACCAGGTCGTTGATGGAACGTGTGATGAACTTCTCGTGTCCAAGGGTCGCATTGAGCATTTCAAGGGTGGTGCCGAATTCCTGTGCCGGCTTTTCAATTGCCTGAAGCTCTACCTTTGCTCCCTGATCAACAATATAGTTGTAAAATTTCATGGCATGCAACATCTCTTCCTGATACTGTACCATGAACCAGTTAGCAAATCCGCTAAGCCCGATATTCGAACTGTAGGCTGACATTGCCATGTAAAGATGAGCGGAATACATCTCCTTGTTGATCTGACCATTCAATGCTTTAACCATTCTTTCACTGATCATGTGATTCACTCCTTTGTTATGTAAATAGAATTACTATCCGATAAACAGGCTCCACAATTAATGTGGTTAATTCCCCATAAAAGCCTG includes:
- a CDS encoding C39 family peptidase is translated as MIKNKIEIGTLILAILLVSMTLIPAASAQEEKDYSVTVEEAFKHANAHMISFIAADAPGFENWTGASIDTKPLELYDISGQKLFYQFSVYKENELIGTIDVCAEKTQGPSIYDIKFDPEPYSVDEAMTKAKEIANTKYPDGKIKSTVMVVYSYPKVGAMTTVKDKATGEEYRIFVDAYSLEEVQDNPINKTRFGDLGVWSLYETMLENDMEENLAAWQKSDEFTKSIEEIITNEGINNSATLTEQDIKKISSDVTIKTVTSKTLSVPAYTQETDYYCVPTSIQMLCEYFNDPSTTPTQTYIFNYLGGLEDFGLSYSDIEEWVEDVWDKTPTVRTSGLYNIDVVTEIDNNRPFFSMISGHCRVCRGYLNSGYFYEYINDPLTGSAAYESTYGGPETGRVYVR
- a CDS encoding helix-turn-helix transcriptional regulator, whose translation is MDFLEIYRKDGDDVQAIYRSGLTIEILLSLNEGSKKLSQLREISGSSSQSIIPNIRRLESGQLVEAKEDGYCLTRLGKIVASRIADSFSTIGTINKHKLFWSDHCLEDIPISSLKEIGCLYNSEIISDTHIELFNVYRTNLKIIKEAGHVVGVSSVVTKEYADSISEKVCEGIPVELIVPMDVAEQLKQEPYVEKINALKDYENFKLMVMDGNIRVGLIVTDKCLSLGLYKKDGVTYDIASGIFSFDPMAVVWGERLFEYYKEQSKVIKM
- a CDS encoding right-handed parallel beta-helix repeat-containing protein, producing the protein MIPASAGVITVGFKDADYNSIQNAVDNASIGDLIVIQSGIYSENVLINKPLTLKTVDNNSLSTIIQSTNSSNHIFHIISSNTSIIGFKLTAKAENRPLSGIYIDDVDHCLIQNNTISNVEDGILLSSSHENEIEGNSLFSNNLHGISISNSNNNTISENKLFSNRYGIIVQSSSYNTISNNNASANENYGIALFNANGSAVKENIATKNKYGICLTSAFDNKVENNNVVTNIFSGAILWKSEDNTLENNNLSFNRDSGLSFVTQNRNNEILNNEISYNNRYGIFLNSNEGNIIKNNTLINNEKGIQVKKAADNHLSANTINDRLTLQKLMYSFLILISIGMAFYLKKKSLLLKSMVILTIVALVVFLGIIAWYFPFESGIRDNVEITNFQWVASETINENYTRGKLSMDLVYNNKDAYPLILGNTVPIDIRISSRAVNTSEDFSLLYKKSLTLEYLETYRYNPLLDFKNEEQNVLVEIYTKRYYEYPNPVYGDTSWEQIGMAVANINPNRS
- a CDS encoding IS66-like element ISMbu5 family transposase, encoding MNTKRKEILAVYEQGPEAVVTLVTTLYDIIAEQQRIIELQAARITELEERVKKLEEQLKKNSRNSSKPPSTDVFINEKPKTKSRRKKSGKKPGGQKDHPGTTLRMVDVPDEVIIHKVHKCSNCERSLEDIEVKDHEKRQVFDIPPIKLQVTEHRAEIKSCPHCGCKNKATFSEKVKQPTQYGLRLASLAVYLHDYQLLPYERSCELLADVCGCEISPATLARAEKTCFEKLEDFEQQIKNFLIESPVINCDETGMRIEGKRQWLHVASTNKMTCYYPHQKRGSDAMNAMGILPNFNGTVVHDFWKSYYKYDCDHSICNAHLLRELTSVSENDNQLWSKAMNILLIDVKKSVDQIRGMSGCMKPERIKEFEDWYGQIIHIGIEENPQLQAKSKKRGRTKQTTAKNLLDRFIGYKNDILRFMHDLKVPFENNLAERDVRMMKVQQKISGTFRSMQGALIFSRVRSYISTVKKNQIPVMDAIRNAIAGMPFIPTIV
- a CDS encoding C39 family peptidase, translating into MQKSKTTTVIAIMLLILVAFVPMVSAQEETLPDSSSNKQVTIELNQKDGVLIIPTEDKKITDLSTTATTEKPAVAFLSGTIDENNLVVLNGVITLDGKAQKVQLSGEATQVFIGWDVPEGAKPIYSTVGDEKIGFATITRYEGATKKYATHIEVQDESDKFSFHGEFFKDGHGGLVGTMIIDGKECQIGLLGNSISLYENVSPSSSTKSAYIDVPHRSQWELFWDLHGYAAASTACGDTVAAMLEEYYTGTSPDIWDIYLIYGSMGASEAEDYLQDQSINADKRSHTGSLSYVIDCAQYYIDTGRPFYLIEESNSGELHAVVLRGYSDAYDYFVLNDPNTLSGTEQMYWYDSDDPSFNFEENVYENIGGEDSYSNGMVIVV
- a CDS encoding carboxymuconolactone decarboxylase family protein, with protein sequence MTENIESVKQVKGTMPKAIKMAKQMDDDFGQGVASFYKAIWKDREDGLSMKNKHLMVFAVACSRNNTNSAKKILVKLKNHGATRTEVLDAMMMAAWTGGIQNFTDISSDILPEMELIGF
- a CDS encoding ferritin, giving the protein MISERMVKALNGQINKEMYSAHLYMAMSAYSSNIGLSGFANWFMVQYQEEMLHAMKFYNYIVDQGAKVELQAIEKPAQEFGTTLEMLNATLGHEKFITRSINDLVDLAIEEKDHATNIFLQWYITEQIEEEGNDNAIIDKLKLAGEKGNGLFMIDKDLAARVFNPPVNVPNWTQIR